The Kluyvera intermedia genome window below encodes:
- the cmoB gene encoding tRNA 5-methoxyuridine(34)/uridine 5-oxyacetic acid(34) synthase CmoB: protein MIEFGNFYQQIAKSPLSHWLETLPAQIATWQRDQHGLFKQWSNAVEFLPEIQPWKLDLLHSVTAENETPLSEGQIKRIDTLLRHLMPWRKGPFSLYGVDIDTEWRSDWKWDRVLPHLSDLTGRTILDVGCGSGYHMWRMIGAGAHLAVGIDPTQLFLCQFEAVRKLLGNDQRAHLLPLGIEQLPALKAFDTVFSMGVLYHRRSPLEHIWQLKDQLVNDGELVLETLVVEGDENTVLVPGDRYAQMRNVYFIPSAPALKNWLEKCGFVDVRIVDMNVTSTEEQRRTEWMVTESLADFLDPNDPSKTIEGYPAPLRAVLVARKP from the coding sequence ATGATCGAGTTCGGTAATTTTTATCAGCAAATCGCCAAAAGCCCGCTTTCTCACTGGCTGGAAACGCTCCCGGCGCAAATTGCCACCTGGCAGCGCGATCAGCACGGCCTGTTTAAGCAGTGGTCGAATGCGGTGGAGTTTTTGCCGGAAATTCAGCCGTGGAAGTTGGATCTGTTACACAGCGTTACCGCCGAAAACGAAACGCCGCTCAGCGAAGGTCAGATCAAACGTATTGATACTTTACTGCGTCACCTGATGCCCTGGCGCAAGGGGCCATTCTCGCTGTATGGCGTAGATATTGACACCGAATGGCGTTCCGACTGGAAATGGGATCGCGTTCTGCCACACCTTTCCGATTTGACCGGACGTACCATTCTGGATGTCGGCTGTGGCAGCGGCTACCACATGTGGCGGATGATTGGCGCAGGGGCGCATCTGGCGGTGGGCATCGATCCTACCCAGCTGTTCTTGTGCCAGTTTGAAGCGGTTCGTAAGTTGCTGGGCAACGATCAGCGTGCGCACCTGCTGCCGTTGGGTATTGAGCAACTTCCTGCGCTGAAGGCTTTTGATACCGTCTTTTCCATGGGCGTGCTCTATCACCGTCGTTCCCCGCTGGAGCATATCTGGCAGTTGAAAGATCAGTTGGTCAATGACGGCGAGCTGGTGCTGGAAACGCTGGTTGTCGAAGGGGATGAAAACACCGTTCTGGTGCCAGGCGATCGCTATGCGCAGATGCGTAACGTCTACTTTATTCCATCAGCACCTGCGCTGAAAAACTGGCTGGAGAAGTGCGGTTTTGTCGATGTACGCATCGTGGATATGAACGTCACCTCGACCGAAGAACAGCGCCGTACCGAGTGGATGGTCACCGAGTCGCTGGCTGACTTCCTCGACCCGAACGATCCGAGTAAAACGATTGAAGGTTATCCGGCTCCGCTGCGCGCTGTGCTCGTAGCGCGTAAACCGTAA
- the cutC gene encoding copper homeostasis protein CutC, translating into MALLEVCCYSTECAVIAQQNGADRIELCAAPLEGGLTPSYGVLRATRQRVSIPVHPIIRPRGGDFCYTDGEFAAMLEDVRQVRSLGYPGLVIGVLNPEGQIDMSRMRQVMVAAGPLAVTFHRAFDMCVDPVQAIEQLAELGVARVLTSGQQPTAEKGILLIRELIERGNSPIIMAGAGVRASNLSLFLQADVKEVHSSAGQWVPSEMRYRNPGLSMSTDPDADEYSRYAVDGAAVAAMKEIIECHV; encoded by the coding sequence ATGGCATTGCTTGAAGTCTGCTGTTACAGCACGGAGTGCGCGGTTATCGCGCAGCAGAATGGGGCCGACCGTATTGAACTGTGCGCCGCGCCGCTAGAGGGAGGGCTTACGCCATCGTATGGCGTGCTCAGAGCAACGCGTCAGCGGGTATCCATTCCCGTTCATCCGATTATCCGCCCGCGCGGTGGTGATTTTTGTTATACCGACGGCGAGTTTGCCGCCATGCTGGAAGACGTTCGTCAGGTGCGCTCGTTGGGTTACCCTGGATTGGTCATCGGGGTGCTAAATCCTGAGGGGCAAATAGACATGTCGCGGATGCGGCAAGTCATGGTGGCGGCCGGGCCGCTGGCGGTGACTTTTCATCGTGCCTTTGATATGTGCGTCGACCCAGTTCAAGCCATTGAACAACTTGCAGAATTAGGCGTAGCAAGGGTGCTGACATCTGGTCAGCAGCCGACGGCTGAAAAAGGTATTTTATTAATTCGGGAACTTATTGAACGAGGCAATAGTCCAATCATTATGGCGGGTGCAGGGGTCAGGGCGAGCAATCTTTCCCTCTTCCTTCAAGCCGACGTCAAAGAAGTTCACAGCTCAGCCGGGCAATGGGTGCCCTCCGAAATGCGTTATCGCAACCCCGGACTTTCAATGTCAACGGATCCTGACGCTGATGAGTATTCGCGTTATGCGGTTGACGGTGCGGCAGTAGCCGCCATGAAAGAAATTATTGAGTGCCATGTGTAG
- the cmoA gene encoding carboxy-S-adenosyl-L-methionine synthase CmoA, whose protein sequence is MSDRDTLFSAPIARLGDWTFDERVAEVFPDMIQRSVPGYSNIISMIGMLAERFVQPGTQVYDLGCSLGAATLSIRRNIAHNDCRIIAVDNSPAMIERCRRHLDAYKAPTPVDVIEGDIREIEIENASMVVLNFTVQFLEPAERQALLNKIYKGLNPGGALVLSEKFSFEDSTVGELLFNMHHDFKRANGYSELEISQKRSMLENVMLTDSVEVHKARLHEAGFEHSELWFQCFNFGSLVALKEGTAA, encoded by the coding sequence ATGTCTGACCGCGACACGCTTTTTTCTGCACCGATTGCCCGCCTCGGCGACTGGACTTTCGACGAACGGGTAGCTGAAGTCTTCCCGGATATGATCCAACGTTCCGTACCGGGCTACTCCAATATTATCTCCATGATTGGCATGCTGGCTGAACGCTTTGTTCAACCAGGGACACAGGTTTATGACCTGGGCTGCTCGCTTGGCGCAGCCACGCTCTCTATTCGCCGTAATATTGCCCACAATGATTGCCGTATTATCGCCGTGGATAATTCTCCCGCGATGATCGAGCGTTGCCGCCGTCATCTGGATGCTTATAAAGCGCCAACGCCGGTCGACGTGATTGAAGGGGATATTCGTGAAATTGAGATCGAAAACGCCTCCATGGTGGTGCTGAATTTTACGGTGCAGTTTCTTGAGCCCGCAGAACGTCAGGCATTGCTGAATAAAATCTACAAAGGATTGAACCCAGGCGGCGCGCTGGTGCTGTCGGAGAAGTTCAGTTTTGAAGATTCTACCGTCGGTGAGTTGCTGTTTAACATGCACCACGACTTCAAGCGTGCTAACGGCTATAGCGAACTGGAAATTAGCCAGAAGCGCAGCATGCTGGAAAACGTGATGCTGACCGATTCGGTAGAAGTGCATAAAGCCCGCCTCCATGAGGCCGGTTTTGAACACAGCGAACTGTGGTTTCAGTGTTTTAATTTTGGTTCTCTGGTGGCACTCAAGGAAGGTACGGCCGCATGA
- a CDS encoding glycoside hydrolase family 105 protein, which produces MKVWPVKHSPLLRQPEYFISREELKSLIQTVTNNLVNIKDETGQFLLRLDDGRVIDTKGWAGWEWTHGVGLYGIHQYYQQTGDVAMRDIIDNWFADRFAEGATTKNVNTMAPFLTLAYRYEETGNPAYLPWLDSWAEWAMNEMPRTNHGGMQHITLAEENHQQMWDDTLMMTVLPLAKIGKLLNRPEYVEEAVYQFLLHVQNLMDRETGLWFHGWNYDGNHNFANARWARGNSWLTIVIPDFLELVDLPENNAVRRYLVQVLNAQIAALAKCQDESGLWHTLLDDPDSYLEASATAGFAYGILKAVRKRYVGPEYADVAEKAIKGIVKHVSPQGELLQTSFGTGMGSNLDFYREIPLTSMPYGQAMAILCLTEYLRKFF; this is translated from the coding sequence ATGAAAGTTTGGCCCGTCAAACATAGCCCATTACTGCGTCAACCGGAGTATTTTATCTCCCGGGAAGAGCTGAAATCATTGATTCAGACCGTGACGAACAATCTGGTGAATATCAAGGATGAGACAGGCCAATTTCTGCTGCGTCTCGACGATGGCCGAGTGATTGACACTAAAGGTTGGGCTGGTTGGGAATGGACGCACGGCGTCGGTCTGTACGGTATTCATCAGTATTATCAGCAGACCGGCGATGTCGCGATGCGCGATATCATCGACAACTGGTTTGCTGACCGGTTTGCTGAAGGTGCTACCACCAAAAACGTCAATACCATGGCACCGTTCCTGACGCTGGCCTATCGCTATGAAGAGACGGGCAATCCCGCTTACCTGCCGTGGCTTGATTCATGGGCGGAATGGGCAATGAACGAGATGCCGCGGACCAACCATGGTGGGATGCAGCACATCACGCTGGCGGAAGAGAATCATCAACAGATGTGGGATGACACGTTGATGATGACCGTTTTACCGCTGGCGAAAATCGGTAAGCTGCTAAATCGCCCGGAGTATGTTGAAGAGGCGGTGTATCAGTTCCTGCTGCATGTGCAGAATCTGATGGATAGGGAAACCGGTCTGTGGTTCCACGGCTGGAATTACGACGGCAATCACAATTTCGCGAATGCCCGCTGGGCGCGCGGTAATAGCTGGCTGACGATCGTCATTCCTGACTTCCTCGAGCTTGTGGATTTGCCTGAAAACAATGCGGTGCGTCGTTATCTGGTGCAGGTATTGAATGCGCAAATCGCTGCGCTGGCAAAATGTCAGGATGAGAGTGGCCTGTGGCATACGCTGCTCGACGATCCGGACTCCTATCTGGAGGCATCCGCGACCGCCGGTTTTGCTTACGGTATTCTAAAAGCCGTTCGTAAACGTTATGTCGGGCCGGAGTATGCAGACGTGGCTGAGAAAGCCATTAAAGGCATCGTCAAACATGTCTCTCCACAAGGGGAACTGCTGCAAACTTCCTTTGGTACCGGTATGGGATCAAACCTTGATTTCTATCGTGAAATTCCACTGACCTCCATGCCGTATGGTCAGGCCATGGCCATTCTTTGTCTGACGGAATATTTGCGTAAGTTCTTCTAA
- a CDS encoding MFS transporter, with protein sequence MARNAASVPNGLQGRPVNLRHQLAYGGGNLLGSGALAISGAWLLYFYTTFCGLTLIEAAFIFSVASVIDAISNPLMGYLTDNFGKTRLGKRFGRRRFFLLIGIPLMMFYPMLWVEGLSFWYYLCTYVVFEIIYTSVMVPYETLATEMTDDFALRSKLTGYKAIFGKLANFLAAFIPGQFILLYGKESATPFFLTGLTYGAILICAVACLWYNSWERPREEEPEVQVKKGLLNTLVSLAKDMRSTFYLRVFRKHLGMYLCGFGAEWLFASIFTYFVIFVLQHDPAMVAGLNSLNSILQLISTALFIGFCVKKGFSKPYIMALSVVVFAVLLYTSLWFFHLPAHLATILMFGITVLFGLGTGGVYYIPWTVYTFLADVDEIYTGRRREGIYAGAMTFSGKILRSIIVFVMGAVLSYYGFQSKAHVQPESAVNAIAVVFCAGVALLALAAMVFSKQMKLDRETHQIVLQEVARIKAGGKLEDITPEVRVVVEDLVGHRYEECWGNSPLFKTAETPIVVEAVSAGR encoded by the coding sequence ATGGCAAGAAATGCGGCTTCAGTCCCTAACGGGCTGCAGGGAAGACCTGTCAATCTGCGCCATCAACTGGCATATGGAGGGGGAAACCTCTTGGGAAGCGGCGCGCTGGCAATCAGCGGAGCATGGCTGCTTTACTTCTATACCACATTTTGCGGGCTCACACTGATTGAGGCTGCTTTTATTTTCTCCGTTGCCAGCGTCATTGACGCTATCAGTAACCCGCTGATGGGTTACCTCACCGATAACTTTGGTAAAACCCGCCTCGGCAAACGCTTTGGTCGTCGCCGTTTCTTCTTGCTTATCGGCATTCCGCTGATGATGTTCTATCCCATGCTGTGGGTTGAAGGGCTGAGTTTCTGGTACTACCTGTGTACCTATGTGGTATTTGAAATTATCTATACCTCGGTGATGGTACCCTACGAAACGCTGGCGACCGAGATGACCGATGATTTCGCGCTGCGTTCCAAATTGACCGGCTATAAAGCCATTTTCGGTAAGCTCGCTAACTTCCTCGCCGCCTTTATTCCTGGGCAATTTATTTTGCTGTACGGTAAGGAATCGGCCACGCCATTCTTCCTGACCGGGCTGACTTACGGCGCGATCCTTATCTGCGCGGTTGCCTGTCTTTGGTACAACAGCTGGGAGCGCCCACGGGAAGAAGAGCCTGAAGTGCAGGTTAAAAAGGGATTGCTGAACACGCTCGTTTCGCTGGCGAAAGATATGCGGTCGACCTTCTATCTGCGCGTCTTCCGTAAGCATCTTGGTATGTATCTGTGTGGCTTTGGTGCGGAATGGTTGTTTGCGTCCATCTTCACCTACTTCGTGATTTTTGTTTTGCAGCACGATCCGGCGATGGTGGCTGGATTAAACAGCCTGAACTCTATTTTGCAGCTAATCTCCACGGCGCTGTTCATCGGTTTCTGCGTGAAAAAAGGCTTTAGTAAACCGTACATCATGGCGTTAAGCGTGGTTGTTTTTGCGGTGCTGCTTTACACCTCGCTGTGGTTCTTCCATCTGCCAGCGCATCTGGCGACCATTTTGATGTTCGGGATTACGGTACTGTTCGGCCTGGGTACGGGCGGCGTTTACTATATTCCCTGGACGGTTTACACCTTCCTTGCTGACGTCGATGAAATCTATACCGGCCGCCGTCGCGAAGGAATCTATGCGGGTGCCATGACCTTCTCCGGGAAAATCCTGCGTTCGATTATTGTCTTTGTGATGGGAGCAGTGCTGAGCTATTACGGCTTCCAGTCCAAGGCGCACGTTCAGCCGGAGAGTGCAGTTAACGCTATTGCGGTGGTGTTCTGTGCCGGTGTTGCACTGCTGGCGCTGGCAGCAATGGTCTTTAGTAAGCAAATGAAGCTCGATCGCGAAACTCACCAGATTGTATTGCAGGAAGTGGCGCGCATTAAAGCGGGCGGCAAGCTGGAAGATATCACCCCGGAAGTGCGTGTGGTGGTGGAAGACCTGGTGGGTCACCGTTATGAAGAGTGCTGGGGCAATAGCCCGCTGTTTAAAACCGCAGAAACACCGATTGTTGTCGAGGCGGTCTCCGCCGGGCGCTAA
- a CDS encoding MAPEG family protein, whose product MVSALYAVLAALLLIKFSFDVVRLRMSYRVAYGDGGFSELQSAIRIHGNAVEYIPIGVILLLFMEMNGAGTWMVHICGLLLIAGRLMHYYGFHHRLFRWRRSGMSATYISLLLMVLANLWYVPWELVFSLR is encoded by the coding sequence ATGGTTAGCGCGCTGTATGCCGTCCTTGCGGCATTGTTGCTGATAAAGTTTTCCTTCGATGTCGTTCGTCTGCGTATGTCATACCGCGTTGCCTACGGCGACGGAGGGTTCAGTGAATTGCAAAGCGCCATCCGTATTCATGGTAATGCGGTGGAATACATTCCTATTGGCGTCATTCTGTTGCTGTTTATGGAAATGAACGGTGCCGGAACCTGGATGGTCCATATCTGCGGGTTGCTACTGATTGCGGGACGCTTGATGCACTACTACGGTTTCCATCATCGCCTGTTCCGCTGGCGGCGTTCGGGCATGAGTGCAACCTACATTTCATTGTTGCTAATGGTGCTAGCCAATCTGTGGTATGTGCCGTGGGAGTTGGTTTTCTCGCTACGTTAG
- the mrdA gene encoding penicillin-binding protein 2, with product MTFRDYEAERKLFIRRVLVAFGLVVICFSILIFNLYRLQIDEHSYYTTRSDANDIKMLPVAPTRGIIYDRNGIPLVKNVTWYDITITPYKISDMDALLRQLTPLVDLTPDDIEQFHKALKSSSRYRPVVLKNALTDVEIARFSVDQFHFNGVTIDSYEDREYPYGAELAHVLGYVSKINDSDLKALDKKGLSENYAADHNIGKQGIERYYENELHGKTGYQEVEVDNHGRIVRLLKDVPPVAGKDIHLTLDLHLQEYIESQLVGQRAAVLVEDPHDGSVLAMVSNPSYDPNPFVKGISYQDYNTLLQDKDLPLINRVTQGLYPPASTVKPYMAMSALLDGVITPQTSFFGAPTWTLPGTQRHYRDWKKTGHGMLNVTKAIEESADTFFYQVAFMMGIDRIHDMLSQFGYGKPTGIDLDEEYNGLLPSRDWKQRVHKKGWYQGDTISVGIGQGYWIATPIQMVKAMVALINNGRVIAPHLLKDEESGKTVIPYREPEHETQIADAASPYWGLVRQAMFGMANASNGTGYKFFHTAAYGIAAKSGTSQVFSLKENQTYNAKMIPTRLRDHIFYTAFAPYKNPKVAVALVLENGGSDGVVAAPVMRKILDHLFAPEEGQPQLPSQG from the coding sequence ATGACTTTTAGAGATTATGAAGCGGAGAGGAAACTCTTCATTCGCCGCGTGCTGGTCGCCTTCGGCCTGGTTGTCATCTGCTTTAGCATACTGATTTTCAACCTCTACCGTTTGCAGATTGATGAGCATAGCTACTACACCACGCGTTCAGACGCCAACGACATCAAAATGCTGCCAGTCGCCCCGACGCGCGGTATCATCTATGATCGTAACGGCATCCCGCTGGTCAAAAATGTCACCTGGTACGATATTACGATCACCCCCTATAAAATCAGCGATATGGATGCGCTGCTGCGCCAGCTCACGCCGCTTGTTGACCTCACGCCTGATGATATTGAGCAGTTCCATAAAGCGCTGAAATCCAGCAGCCGATACCGTCCTGTGGTACTGAAAAATGCCCTCACCGATGTGGAAATTGCCCGTTTCTCGGTAGATCAGTTCCACTTTAATGGTGTGACCATCGATAGCTACGAGGATCGTGAATATCCCTACGGTGCAGAACTGGCACATGTTCTCGGCTATGTCTCCAAAATCAACGATAGCGATCTCAAAGCTCTGGATAAAAAGGGATTATCTGAGAACTATGCTGCCGACCACAACATTGGGAAACAAGGTATTGAGCGCTACTACGAAAATGAGCTGCACGGTAAAACTGGCTATCAGGAAGTGGAAGTTGATAACCATGGTCGCATCGTTCGCCTGCTCAAAGATGTCCCGCCGGTTGCCGGAAAGGATATTCATCTGACGCTGGATCTGCATCTGCAGGAGTACATTGAAAGCCAGCTCGTGGGGCAGCGCGCGGCGGTACTGGTTGAAGATCCCCACGACGGCTCCGTGCTGGCGATGGTGTCAAATCCCAGTTATGACCCCAATCCGTTTGTGAAAGGCATCAGCTACCAGGACTACAACACCTTGTTGCAGGATAAAGATCTGCCGCTGATTAACCGCGTGACCCAAGGCCTTTATCCACCCGCTTCTACGGTGAAACCGTATATGGCGATGTCAGCGCTACTGGATGGTGTCATCACCCCGCAGACCAGCTTCTTTGGCGCACCAACCTGGACGCTGCCCGGCACCCAGCGCCACTATCGCGACTGGAAGAAAACCGGTCACGGTATGCTCAACGTCACCAAAGCGATTGAAGAATCCGCCGATACCTTCTTCTATCAGGTGGCCTTTATGATGGGTATCGACCGTATCCATGACATGCTGAGTCAGTTTGGTTACGGTAAACCGACCGGTATTGACCTCGACGAAGAGTACAACGGCCTGCTCCCCAGTCGTGACTGGAAACAGCGGGTGCATAAGAAAGGCTGGTATCAGGGCGACACGATTTCCGTCGGTATCGGTCAGGGTTACTGGATTGCCACACCGATCCAGATGGTCAAAGCCATGGTTGCGTTGATCAACAACGGTCGAGTTATCGCTCCTCACCTGTTAAAAGATGAAGAGTCTGGCAAGACGGTGATCCCATACCGCGAACCGGAACATGAGACGCAAATTGCTGATGCGGCATCACCTTACTGGGGTCTGGTTCGCCAGGCGATGTTTGGAATGGCTAACGCCTCTAACGGCACCGGCTATAAGTTTTTCCACACCGCCGCTTATGGCATTGCGGCAAAAAGTGGTACCTCGCAGGTCTTCAGCCTGAAAGAGAACCAGACTTATAACGCGAAAATGATCCCTACCCGACTGCGTGACCATATTTTTTATACCGCTTTTGCGCCGTATAAAAACCCGAAGGTCGCGGTTGCTTTGGTACTTGAAAACGGGGGAAGTGACGGCGTGGTCGCCGCACCGGTAATGCGTAAGATTCTTGACCATCTGTTTGCCCCCGAAGAAGGCCAGCCGCAGCTGCCCTCCCAGGGGTGA
- the argS gene encoding arginine--tRNA ligase, with translation MNIQALLSEKVSQAMIAAGAPADCEPQVRQSAKVQFGDYQANGMMAVAKKLGMAPRQLAEQVLSHLDLNGIAKKVEIAGPGFINIFLEPAFLAEHVSQALSSDRLGIAQPEPQTVVVDYSAPNVAKEMHVGHLRSTIIGDAAVRTLELMGHKVIRANHVGDWGTQFGMLIAWLEKQQQDNAGEMALADLEGFYRDAKKHYDEDEAFAERARSYVVKLQGGDEYFRKMWRQLVDITMTQNQLAYDRLNVTLTRDDVMGESLYNPMLPGIVADLKAKGLAVESEGATVVFLDEYKNKEGEPMGVIVQKKDGGYLYTTTDIACAKYRYETLHADRVLYYIDSRQHQHLMQAWTIVRKAGYVPDSVPLEHHMFGMMLGKDGKPFKTRAGGTVKLADLLDEALERARRLVSEKNPDMAADELEKLANVVGIGAVKYADLSKNRTTDYVFDWDNMLAFEGNTAPYMQYAYTRVLSVFRKAELEESAIINAAVTITEDREAQLAARLLQFEETLNVVAREGTPHVMCSYLYDLAGLFSGFYEHCPILSAESEAVRNSRLKLALLTAKTLKLGLDTLGIETVERM, from the coding sequence GTGAATATTCAGGCTCTTCTCTCAGAAAAAGTCAGTCAGGCCATGATTGCGGCAGGTGCACCTGCCGATTGCGAACCGCAGGTTCGTCAATCAGCAAAAGTCCAGTTCGGCGACTATCAGGCCAATGGCATGATGGCTGTTGCTAAGAAACTGGGCATGGCACCACGACAACTGGCAGAGCAGGTCCTGTCTCATCTTGATCTGAACGGCATTGCCAAAAAAGTCGAAATCGCCGGCCCTGGCTTTATCAACATTTTCCTTGAACCCGCGTTCCTGGCAGAACACGTTTCTCAGGCGCTTTCAAGCGACCGTCTGGGTATCGCACAGCCTGAACCGCAGACGGTTGTGGTAGATTACTCTGCGCCAAACGTGGCCAAAGAAATGCACGTTGGTCACCTGCGCTCGACCATTATCGGTGATGCGGCGGTACGTACGCTGGAACTGATGGGCCATAAAGTCATCCGTGCAAACCACGTCGGTGACTGGGGAACGCAGTTCGGTATGCTGATTGCCTGGCTGGAAAAACAGCAGCAGGATAACGCGGGTGAAATGGCGCTGGCCGATCTTGAAGGTTTCTATCGTGATGCGAAAAAACATTACGATGAAGATGAAGCTTTCGCTGAACGCGCGCGTAGCTACGTGGTGAAACTGCAGGGTGGTGACGAGTACTTCCGCAAAATGTGGCGTCAACTGGTCGACATCACCATGACGCAAAACCAGCTGGCCTATGATCGTCTGAACGTGACTCTGACCCGTGACGACGTGATGGGTGAAAGCCTGTATAACCCAATGCTGCCGGGAATCGTCGCCGATCTGAAAGCCAAAGGCCTGGCCGTTGAAAGCGAAGGCGCGACCGTTGTATTCCTTGATGAATATAAGAATAAAGAAGGTGAGCCTATGGGTGTCATCGTCCAGAAAAAGGATGGCGGCTACCTGTACACCACCACCGATATCGCCTGCGCAAAATATCGTTATGAAACCCTGCATGCCGACCGCGTGCTGTACTACATCGACTCACGTCAGCACCAGCACCTGATGCAGGCATGGACCATCGTGCGTAAAGCAGGCTACGTGCCAGACTCTGTGCCGCTGGAACACCATATGTTCGGCATGATGCTGGGTAAAGACGGCAAGCCATTCAAAACCCGCGCGGGCGGTACCGTGAAACTGGCTGATCTGCTGGATGAAGCGCTGGAACGTGCACGTCGTCTGGTATCCGAGAAGAACCCAGACATGGCCGCAGACGAGCTGGAAAAACTGGCAAACGTCGTCGGTATCGGTGCGGTGAAATACGCAGACCTGTCAAAAAACCGTACCACTGATTACGTGTTTGACTGGGACAACATGCTGGCCTTCGAGGGCAATACCGCGCCGTATATGCAATATGCCTATACCCGCGTGCTGTCCGTATTCCGTAAAGCGGAGCTGGAAGAAAGCGCCATCATCAATGCCGCCGTCACCATTACCGAAGATCGTGAAGCCCAGTTGGCCGCGCGCCTGCTGCAGTTTGAAGAAACTCTGAACGTGGTGGCTCGCGAAGGTACGCCGCACGTGATGTGCTCTTACCTGTACGATTTAGCGGGTCTGTTCTCAGGCTTCTACGAGCACTGCCCTATTCTGTCCGCCGAAAGCGAAGCCGTGCGTAACAGCCGCCTGAAGCTGGCGCTGCTGACGGCGAAAACGCTGAAACTGGGTCTGGATACGCTGGGTATCGAAACTGTAGAACGGATGTAA
- a CDS encoding VOC family protein, producing the protein MANWQTIDELQDISADLPRFTDALTALAERLGLYIAVLNADHISLRCHQNTTAERWRRGFEQCGTLLSENIINGRPICLFKLTEPLCVAHWQFTVIELPWPGEKRYPHEGWEHIEIVLPGAPETLNARALALLSDDGLSQPGISVKTSSPKGERERLPNPTMAVTDGKITVKFHPWTIEEIVASEQVV; encoded by the coding sequence ATGGCAAACTGGCAGACAATTGACGAACTGCAGGATATTTCCGCAGATCTCCCGCGTTTTACCGACGCATTAACGGCGCTTGCAGAGCGCCTCGGGCTGTATATCGCTGTGCTCAATGCCGACCATATTTCCCTGCGTTGCCATCAGAACACCACCGCTGAGCGCTGGCGTCGCGGGTTTGAACAGTGTGGCACGCTGCTGTCGGAAAATATCATCAATGGTCGTCCCATCTGTTTGTTCAAACTCACGGAGCCCCTATGCGTGGCGCATTGGCAGTTCACGGTTATTGAACTGCCGTGGCCGGGTGAGAAACGTTATCCGCATGAGGGTTGGGAACATATTGAAATCGTCCTGCCTGGTGCGCCGGAAACACTCAATGCCCGTGCGCTGGCATTGCTGTCTGATGACGGATTGAGTCAACCGGGTATTTCGGTAAAAACCAGCTCACCAAAAGGTGAACGCGAGCGATTACCGAATCCCACGATGGCGGTGACAGACGGCAAAATCACGGTGAAATTTCACCCGTGGACGATTGAAGAAATCGTGGCTAGCGAGCAGGTCGTGTAA